TCGGGCCGATCAGGGCGAACACGTCGCCCTCGCGGCCGTCCTCGCGGACCAGGGTGGCGGTCAGGCCCAGGCGGCGGCGGGCCTGCACGCCGGCCGTCAGGCGGAACACCGGGGCGGGCAGCAGGTGAACCTCGTCGTAGATGATCAGGCCCCACTCGGCCGCGCCGATCAGGCTCATGTGCGGATACTCCTCCCCGGCGGGCGCTCCGGGGCGGCGGTGCGTGAGCATCTGGTACGTGCACAGTGTCACGGGCGCCAGTTCCCGCCCGGCGGGGCGGCCCGGCGCGTACTCCTGCACGTCGTCCGGGGTCAGGTCCGTCTTGGCGAGCAGTTCGCGTTGCCACTGGTTCACGCTGGTGCGGTTGGTGGTCAGCACCAGCGTCCGCTGCCCCACCAGGCTCATGGCGACCATGCCGACCACCGTCTTGCCCGCGCCGGGCGCGAGGACGACCACGCCGGACCCGCCGGTGTCGCTGCCGCTCTGGTAGAACGCCTGCGCCGCCTCCCGCTGGTAGTCGCGCACGGTCAGGTCCGGCGCGAGATTCACGGCGAACGGTGCGCCCGGCGCGTACCCGGCGTGGTCGTCGACGGGCCACCCGGCGTCCATCAGGGCGCGTTTGAGTTCCCCGCGCGCTCCGGCGTCCACGGTGTACACCACGTCGCTCATGCGTTCGCGCAGCAGCGGCCCCACGGCCTTGTGGCGGGCCAGTTCGCTCAGCAGCGGGCCGTCGCCGGGCGCGGCGGACAGGATCAACGCCTCGTCGAAGCGGTCCAGGGTCAGGCGGCCCCAGCGGCCCACCAGTTCGCGGATGTCGGTCACGACGTTCCCCGGCAGCGGGAATTTCGCGTGTCCTTCCAGGGCGCCCAGCATGGCGTCGGCGGTCATGCCGGTGCTCGCGGCGTTCCACAGCGACAGCGGGGTCACGCGGTACGTGTGCAGGTGCTCGGGGCTGCTGACGAGTTCCGCGAACGGCGCGATGGCCGCGCGGGCCTCGTCGGCGCGCGGGTTGAACGCCTCCAGGAAGACGCTGCGGTCCGCCTGCACGATCAGCGGGTTCATGGGGTCGGTCGCCATACGCCCGGCAGCATAGAGCAGTTCACCGGACGGTCCCTGCCGCGCCGCTGCCCTGTCCCGCCCTGTCCTGCCCTGCGGTCACGGCCCGCCCGCGCCGGGGGTATCGTGAACCCAGATGCCGAGTCCTGCCCCGCGCCCGCCCCGCCCCGCACGCCCGACCACCCCCGGATCACCCCACCTGCGCGGCCCGCTGTGACGGCCACCCTGACGCCCGCCACGCGCGCCTCCCGGCCCCTGCGCGGCGCGGCGCTGCTGGCGGGCGCGCTGCTGCTGTTCGCGTGCCTGGACGCCACGGTCAAGCACCTGACCGCCGAGTACCCGGTGCCGCTGGTCGCCAGCGTCCGGTACGCGGTGCAGCTGCTGCTGATGACGGCCCTGCTGGCACCGTCACGCGGGCGGTCCATGCTGGTCACGCAGCGCCCCTGGCTGGTCGCGGCCCGCTCCATGACGCTGGTGCTGCTGACCCTGCTGATGAACTCCGCGCTGCAACGCCTGCCGCTGGCCGAGGCGACCGCCCTGTCGTTCGCGGCGCCGCTGCTGGTCGTCCTGCTGGCCCAGCCGCTGCTGCGCGAACGGGTCGGGTGGCTGCGCGGCGCGGGCGTCCTGGCGGGCTTCGCGGGCGTGCTGCTGATCGCACGGCCCGGCGGGAACCTCGACCCGCTGGGCGTGACGCTGGCGCTGCTGGCCGCCTGCTCGAACGCCGCGTACCAGCTGCTGTCGCGGGTGCTGGGCGGCACGGAACGCCCCGTGAACCTGCTGTACTCCAGCGCCCTGATCGGCACGCTGTGCTTCGGGCTGATGCTGCCGTGGTTCCTGCACGGCCCGCCCCTGACACCCCTGCGCGCCGCACTGTTCCTGAGCCTGGGCGTGACGGGCGGCGTGGGGCACCTGCTGTTCACGCTGGCGTTCCGCGAGGCGCCCGCCTCGTTCCTGGCGCCCATCTCGTACCTGCAACTCGTGTGGGCGGCGCTGCTGGGCCTGCTGATCTTCGGTCACGTGCCCGACCCGCTGGCCCTGACCGGCATGGCGGTGCTGCTCGCGGCGGGCGTGGGCGTGGCCGCCTTCGGAGGGCGCAGGCAGGAGCGGTAGGCAGGAGGGAATGGGCAGGAGGAGACAGGAAAGAGAGGCCCGGACGCGCTGTCCGGGCCTCTGCTGCTTGGGTGGGGCCTGCTCATACGGGTTCCGTTTATTTCGTTAACAGATCGGAACCCGCCCAGCTCCTACTCGCTCCGCTCGGACCCAGCGGCTTCATAAGCCATTCAATCGGAGTCCGTATCAGCCTTCCAGCGAGGCGAGGCCGCCGGATTCGCCCTTGCCCTCGCCCTTGCGGGGCAGGCGCAGGTTCGGCATGGGCAGCGCGGCCAGCAGCGCCAGGAACGCCACGAGGATGCTCACGAGGTAGATGCGGCTGACGGTCGTGGCGAACGCGACCTTGATGGCGCGGCCCACCTTGTCCAGGGTGGTGTCGGCCTGCGTGATCGCGTCGGCCTGCGCGGTGTCCAGGCCCGCCTTGATCTGCGCGATGACCGCCTCGCGGCCCTGCGGGGTGGCGATGGCCTCGGCGGGAATGTTCTTCAGCTGGGTGCCCAGCTCGGCCGGGAACTGCGGGTTGGTGGCGACGGCCTGCACGGCGGCGATGTTGCCGGTGTTCACGGCGCCGGTCACGGCGGTCAGCACGCCGTCGAAGCCCTTGCGGATGCCGTCGGCGGTGGTGGCCTTCACGGCGGCCGCGTCGAAGCTGGCCTGCGGGCTGCGGCTCTCGCTGGCGCCGCCGGTGCCGCCGCTCAGGGCGTCGAGTTGCGCGCGGATGGCGGGGGGCGCGTCGGCCTTGACGGGTTCCAGCTGCCGGCTGATCTGCGTGGGCAGCATGGCGGTCAGGATCGCGCCGAACACGGCGGTCCCGATGACACTCCCGAACTGCTGGAAGAACTGCCCGCTGCTGGTGGCCACGCCGATCTCCCAGGGTTTCACGGCGTTCTGGATGGCGAGGTTGAACAGCGGCAGGGCGGGACCCAGGCCCAGGCCCAGCACGACCATGTACAGCACCACGCGCAGGTACGGCGTGTCGGCGCTCAGGGTGCTGAGCAGCCCGAAGCCGCCCATCATCAGCAGCAGGCCGATGATGATCATGGTCTTGTAGTACCCCAGGCGGGAGGCCAGCTGGCCGCTGCCGATCGCGCCGGCGATCAGGCCCATGGTCAGGGGGATCGTGGCGGTCCCGGCGGCCGTGGCGGACACGCCCTGCACGTTCACGAGGTACAGGCTCAGGAACAGGATCGCGCCCAGGAACGCCGCGCCGATGAAGAAGCGGGCCAGGACGCCCCACGCGAAGGTAGGGTTCTTGAACAGGCTCAGCGGCAGGATGGGGCTCTCGTGGCGGGACTCGACGAACAGGAACAGGATCAGGGACACGACGCTGGTGGCGAACAGACCCAGCACGGTGGGGCTGGTCCAGGCGTACGTGCCGTCCGCGCCGAAGGTCAGGGCCAGCAGCAGCGGCACGCTGAACACGATGATCAGCAGCGCGCCCAGGTAGTCGATCTTGGGTTTCAGGCCGCTGGCGAGTCGGGGCATCTTCGTGAAGATGAACGCCAGCGCCACCAGACCGATGGGCAGGTTCACGTAGAACACCCAGCGCCACGAGACGTTGTCGGTCAGGAAGCCGCCCAGCAGCGGCCCGATCACGCTGCTCAGGCCGAAGACCGCGCCGAACAGACCCTGGTACTTGCCGCGCTCGGCGGGCGCGAAGATGTCAGCGATGATCGCGAACGCCACGCTGGTCAGGGCGGCCGCGCCGAAGCCCTGAATGCCGCGGAAGACCACGAGTTGCATCATGCCGCTGCCGAACACGTTGTTCAGGAACGGTTCGCCGGCCATGCCGCACAGGGCGCTGCCCAGCAGGAACACCACGATCCCGAACATCAGCACGGGCTTGCGGCCGTAGATGTCCGAGAGTTTCCCGTAGATGGGCACCATGGCGGTGCTGGCGAGCAGGTAGGCGGTCGTCACCCAGGAGTACAGGGACAGTCCCTCGAGTTCCTGGGTGATGCGCGGCAGCGCGGTCGAGACGATGGTCTGGTCGAGGGCGCTGAGGAACAGGCCGAGCAGCGTCCCGATCAGGATCAGGCGCTTGGTCGGGAAGTCCAGCGTCTCGGCGTAATCGATGCGGCCCTCTGGGGCCTGCTGGGCGTGGGTCATTCGGGGTTCTCCGGGGAAGGTGAGGTGCGGGCGCAGGGGGACGCGTGCCGGGCGTCCTGGGCGTGCAGTTCGGCCATGACGGCGGCCACGTTGTCGGCGGCCGCTTCGATCACGTGGCGGCTGACGCGTCCGAACACCTGCTGGTACGTCTCGTTGAAGCGGCGGTCCATGCTGTCCAGGAAGGCGTGCCCGTCTCCTGTGAGGGCCAGCAGTTTGGCGCGGCGGTCGTCCGGGTTCTCGCGGCGTTCGACGAACCCGCGCTGCACGAGGCGGTCGATCAGGTGACTGGCGGCCGGGAGGCTCAGGCCGGTCAGGTCGGCCAGTCCGCCGATGCTCAGGGCGGCGTGGGCGCGCAGCTGATGCAGGGCCGTCATCTGCGAGAAGCTCATGTCGTCGCCCTGCAACTGGTCCTGCATGGCGCGCATCAGCTGTCCGGACACGTAGCGGTGCAGGCCTTTCATCTGCTCGCCCAGGCGCTGGGCGGCGGCGGCGGCGGCCGGGTCGTTGGTGGGGTTCTGGTTCATCGCTTGGCTGCGCTCCTCCTGGTCCGGTCCTGGGTGGGGTCCGGGGGTTCTTCCGGTCTGGTGGTCCCGCCGCCGTGGCGGGTCACGGATGGCCGACTGAATTGCTCTGAATCTTGAAACTATTTTGCAAAGTGAATAGTATTCCAGGCCACATCACTTGAAGGTTAGAACCACTGTATGACGCCGCAGCAATCCGCGCCGCGCCGTGCATCCACACAACACCAAGGGCGCCAGACCGGAAGCATCTGGCGCCCTCATGTACGGTGACTCGGTGCGGCGTTACACGGATTCCGTTTGTTTCGTTGACAACCCGGAACGACACCGGGTCGTCAACTCCACGTCCGGAACCCGCCAAGCTCCTACTCGCTTCGCTCGGACCCAGCGGCTTTGCAGCCCATTCAATCGGAGTCCGTATTACGGCGTGCGCTGCTACGTGCCGGGCAGGTCCACGAGGTACAGCGCCGGTTCGCCGTGCATGTCGCTGGTGAACAGCACCTGCCGTTCGTCCGGCGTGAACGACGGGTGCGGGTGCGTCACCTGACGGCTGCCGTACCGCACCTCCCAGGAACTGTGATGCCCGGCCAGGCGGGTGGTCTGACGGCCCTCCAGGTCGAACAGGTACAGGAACGGGTCGTTCTGCACCTGGTGCTCGCCGGGGTCGGCCACGTCGGCGGGCGTGCCGGACCCGTCCCCGACCAGGAGCGTGCCGCGTTCGTTGCTCATCAGGTGCGAGCAGGGCGGCATGGTCATCAGGACCTCGTTGCGCAGCGTGACCGGGTCGGCCGCGCAGATGAACCGGTCCTGCTGGCCGCGCCGGTACGACACGTAGATCAGGCGGGAACCGTCCGGCACCCAGAACTCGTGCGTGCAGCTCTCGCCGGGCTCCTGCTCCTTCACCTGCCGGTTGTTCCGGCCGTCCTCGTCGATCAGCCACATGCGGGCGTCGATCAGGTCGTGCGGTCCCTCGTGGCAGTACGCGACGGTCTGGTCGTGGTGCGGGCGGTAGATGGGGTGGCCCAGCCAGCGGCGTTCCTCGCGGATCACGCGCCGCTCGCCGCTGCTCAGGTCGATCACGATCAGGCGGCAGCGGGGGGGCCGCAGGAACTGCTCGTGAAATCCGGCCCAGCTGGTCAGGGGCAGCAGGTCGCCGTCCACGACCTCGATCCCGACCATGCGGGTGCAGGCGCTGTTCGCGACCCAGGTGCCGTACCCCACGTACCCGTCCGGCACGCTGTACACCACGTCCTCGCGCAGGGTCCGCAGGTTCACGCGCAGCAGGTCGCGCCCGCCGCGCATCACGAACGCGGACCGGTCGTCCGGGGACAGGAAACACCCGAAGGTGTTGTCGCCCGGCCCCTCGGTCAGTTGCCGCGCCGTGCGGCCGGGCAGGTCCAGCAGGAAGGTGTTCCACTCGCCAGGAGTGCGGCTGCCCAGGCCCGCGCCGAACAGCAGGCCGTTCCCGTCGGCGGTAAAGCACTTCTGGTAGAAGTAGTTGCGGTGGCAGACCACGTCCGGCGGGGTCAGGCGCGTGACGGGCGCGCCGGTGTCCGGGTCGCGGAATTCATGAACGTCCAGCTGGACGGTGTCGCCTTTGGCCATGGGGTGCAGGGGTTCCTTTCCGGGGTGCCGGGACGCGGCCAGTCTGGCAGCGCGGGGCAGAA
This Deinococcus seoulensis DNA region includes the following protein-coding sequences:
- a CDS encoding MDR family MFS transporter translates to MTHAQQAPEGRIDYAETLDFPTKRLILIGTLLGLFLSALDQTIVSTALPRITQELEGLSLYSWVTTAYLLASTAMVPIYGKLSDIYGRKPVLMFGIVVFLLGSALCGMAGEPFLNNVFGSGMMQLVVFRGIQGFGAAALTSVAFAIIADIFAPAERGKYQGLFGAVFGLSSVIGPLLGGFLTDNVSWRWVFYVNLPIGLVALAFIFTKMPRLASGLKPKIDYLGALLIIVFSVPLLLALTFGADGTYAWTSPTVLGLFATSVVSLILFLFVESRHESPILPLSLFKNPTFAWGVLARFFIGAAFLGAILFLSLYLVNVQGVSATAAGTATIPLTMGLIAGAIGSGQLASRLGYYKTMIIIGLLLMMGGFGLLSTLSADTPYLRVVLYMVVLGLGLGPALPLFNLAIQNAVKPWEIGVATSSGQFFQQFGSVIGTAVFGAILTAMLPTQISRQLEPVKADAPPAIRAQLDALSGGTGGASESRSPQASFDAAAVKATTADGIRKGFDGVLTAVTGAVNTGNIAAVQAVATNPQFPAELGTQLKNIPAEAIATPQGREAVIAQIKAGLDTAQADAITQADTTLDKVGRAIKVAFATTVSRIYLVSILVAFLALLAALPMPNLRLPRKGEGKGESGGLASLEG
- a CDS encoding DNA repair helicase XPB, which gives rise to MATDPMNPLIVQADRSVFLEAFNPRADEARAAIAPFAELVSSPEHLHTYRVTPLSLWNAASTGMTADAMLGALEGHAKFPLPGNVVTDIRELVGRWGRLTLDRFDEALILSAAPGDGPLLSELARHKAVGPLLRERMSDVVYTVDAGARGELKRALMDAGWPVDDHAGYAPGAPFAVNLAPDLTVRDYQREAAQAFYQSGSDTGGSGVVVLAPGAGKTVVGMVAMSLVGQRTLVLTTNRTSVNQWQRELLAKTDLTPDDVQEYAPGRPAGRELAPVTLCTYQMLTHRRPGAPAGEEYPHMSLIGAAEWGLIIYDEVHLLPAPVFRLTAGVQARRRLGLTATLVREDGREGDVFALIGPKRYDQPWKTLEAQGWIAAAACAEVRLRLPADERPAYAAAPDRQKHRLAAVNPAKRAALRAVLARHPDVPTLVIGAYLDQLDLMAADLEAPLITGKTPQRERERLFQAFREGRLRTLLLSKVGNFALDLPDAEVLVQVSGAFGSRQEEAQRLGRLLRPKADGRGAHFYSLVTRETIEEDYAHHRQLFLAEQGYTYDIIDESEL
- a CDS encoding DMT family transporter produces the protein MNPDAESCPAPAPPRTPDHPRITPPARPAVTATLTPATRASRPLRGAALLAGALLLFACLDATVKHLTAEYPVPLVASVRYAVQLLLMTALLAPSRGRSMLVTQRPWLVAARSMTLVLLTLLMNSALQRLPLAEATALSFAAPLLVVLLAQPLLRERVGWLRGAGVLAGFAGVLLIARPGGNLDPLGVTLALLAACSNAAYQLLSRVLGGTERPVNLLYSSALIGTLCFGLMLPWFLHGPPLTPLRAALFLSLGVTGGVGHLLFTLAFREAPASFLAPISYLQLVWAALLGLLIFGHVPDPLALTGMAVLLAAGVGVAAFGGRRQER
- a CDS encoding oligogalacturonate lyase family protein gives rise to the protein MAKGDTVQLDVHEFRDPDTGAPVTRLTPPDVVCHRNYFYQKCFTADGNGLLFGAGLGSRTPGEWNTFLLDLPGRTARQLTEGPGDNTFGCFLSPDDRSAFVMRGGRDLLRVNLRTLREDVVYSVPDGYVGYGTWVANSACTRMVGIEVVDGDLLPLTSWAGFHEQFLRPPRCRLIVIDLSSGERRVIREERRWLGHPIYRPHHDQTVAYCHEGPHDLIDARMWLIDEDGRNNRQVKEQEPGESCTHEFWVPDGSRLIYVSYRRGQQDRFICAADPVTLRNEVLMTMPPCSHLMSNERGTLLVGDGSGTPADVADPGEHQVQNDPFLYLFDLEGRQTTRLAGHHSSWEVRYGSRQVTHPHPSFTPDERQVLFTSDMHGEPALYLVDLPGT
- a CDS encoding MarR family winged helix-turn-helix transcriptional regulator codes for the protein MNQNPTNDPAAAAAAQRLGEQMKGLHRYVSGQLMRAMQDQLQGDDMSFSQMTALHQLRAHAALSIGGLADLTGLSLPAASHLIDRLVQRGFVERRENPDDRRAKLLALTGDGHAFLDSMDRRFNETYQQVFGRVSRHVIEAAADNVAAVMAELHAQDARHASPCARTSPSPENPE